CACACAATATTAGCTTTCAAGTTCCATCTCAATTCATTATTGCATCGTCCCATCATCTGCCACTAGTGTCTTACCACCACCAAAaccaatcaagacaaaattaaggactaacccatcaaaatcttaatatatttatcattttaataatgattcatgtaagatatgatttttaattttcataaagaattagtTACGAACAATATCAtaataatgacacgaacacaagctttaatttatattgtagttgatcgagatgaaagGCTTCTTttcaagtactccctctgtcccccaTTAGAAAAGTCACATTTGACcgggcacaggttttaagaaatgtaaagaaaagttgattgaaaaagttagtggaatgtgggacccacttttttatattggttttataataaaatgtgagtgaagtgagttagtggaatatgggacctactaccatttatggtaaaaatgaagtgtgactcttaattggggacggaccgaaatggaaaagtgtgactcttaatcggggacggagggagtattatagaagaaaactatgaaaaatttgaagattttatatgattctaaactaaaagaaaaaagtatctaaatttaaaattattttatagaagaaaattttgatacaagagattattttcgaaaacttttaggcccgaatagctcgatgggttagcccaaaacccgacgggttagggttagggttgaaaatttatgacccgAAAAATTCATAACCCGAATGgcccgcacccaaatagcccggcGATCCgagtgggctggcccgaacccgaacgggttagcccgattgacatccctagttgAAGGTGTGtcccttttttactttttggttttttatttttattttggtttattttaatgtagataatgacattttgatgtaattttgatgaacaatgggataaaattgtatgatcaaatatggaaaattctaaatgtgactctaaaactgagacggacttttatggcaaaatgtgactccaaaactgggacggaggaagtactacattattagacGACACGTGATATTAATTTAACTGTTAGATCACAAGATCCAATGGACTAAcaagtgttttgtttttcaactATCCGAAATTTAGGAACATGTATCGCCTCAAGTCAAGGAATCATTCGATTTCCAAAAATACATCAACAGAGCACTTGAAGAAGATTTCAAAGTCATTGTGGGAATAAGGTTAGAAAGAACCAAAAAGTTCTTCTTTTTCTAGCAACATTTTCAACTGATTCTTATTTTTGCAGTCCTGCATCATGGTTCGGTGTTGTCTTGTTACTCCTCACCAACACCAATGGTTAGTTGGTCCACTTTTTCCTCTTCATTTTTTCTAGGCTAATCAGAGTTCATATTTCTCGTAAACAGGGTGGTACTCGTACTTTTGGCTGCCATTCATCTCGCTAATTGTGAGTTAAACACGCATCAACATGTAATTAACATCTCTGTTTCTTACGGATCAAGAATCTCTAACATGATGAAATTATCAGATAATACTGTTAGTAGGAGCGAAATTGCAAGTGATCATCACAAAATTCCAAGGCAACCTTTTAGTTCGTCCCACCAAAGATCTTTTCTGGTTTTGTCGCCCTCAACTTCTCCTTTTCCTCATCCGCTTTGTTCTTTTTGAGGTATTTCTTGTTCATAACCAGCTATTTTGATTCATTATATGGTTTatgtttcttgatttattCTTTTGCAGAATGCATTTCAGATTGCTCTACTGGCTTGGAGTTGGGTGAGTTGTTGAACTGTTCAAACAAacaatatttatgttatttccaacatttattcacaaaaaataataaaactgtgttcattttttttttcagtataAATTTGGATATGCATCTTGCTTCCATGAGAATCTTGAGGATTTGATCATACCTAGTGTGATGGGGTACATGTTTCTTTCATTACAAAATGTCTTGATTCATCAAGAAATACTAATGTTGTGCTTCTTTTGTTTTGGCAGTGTCGTGATACAAGTTTTGTGCAGCTATGTCACACTTCCTCTCTACTCTTTAGTCACTCAGATGGGATCAAATATGAATCCAGTCATTTTCAGCGATGACGTGGCATTGGGGTGGCCGCCAGTCAACGGAGAGTCGAACACGGAGATGCATGGTGGCGGGAGAAGACAGACGGCCTCTCCCTACCACCGTGAGAAAAAAAGAGACTTCAGTTATTGAGATGGAAAGGGATGTTTGATAACTCCCGGTCcttaatcaattaaattggTTGTCAACATTatgatttttgttgaattgGTCTTAAACAGTATACTATCAACTAAGCAAAAATAgaccaattttgaaataacaaGTTTTAATACGGAATTGATTAAGTAAGACATatagcaaaaataattaaattattgttagtagagaatgagactaacatttttaaagaaaaaaagttttctTATTTAGAATTTGTCAAATTTAAGGAACGTTCCACAATGGTAAAACTATTCTATGGACGGAGGGGAGAGAGTATATACCACGAATTTCGTTGGCATTTAAATTAGGTAGATCCACGATGCTTACAAGCAAACCACCATCTCATTTTCTCAACATCATCTGTACTCTAATTAGTATTTCTGGAAATCATATCAACCCTATGCATGGGTCTCTACATGAGCTCGCAATGAAGTGTGCACCCCACATTAATCTCCGGCCAGCTGCATTGCCGCAAATTTTGTATCTATAATACGTATGTATCGTGTTCAGATGAGAGTTGGGATATACATGAAATGTGTAACACATCTTTATACGAacttaaatatgcaataaaatcTACAATATGCTGCTTCATTAAGTAATTGGGAGAATAGTGTTTATTTGCAGCCAGAATTTGGgcaataaagagagagtagaaAGTAGATTAGCttgtaaaataagagtttGGCACCGACTCTTCAACGCATCTCAAATAATGGAACATACATCATACAAGAACCAAAGTAATTATAGCTCAAATACCTATTCTAACAAGATTGTACACTCCAAAAATGactaagaagaagaaaaattgaaaaacttcAAAGAAGTTAAGCAAACATGTCTTCAGTTAAAAACAAAGTCTCCGCCAGACAAGGTTCGGATGGATTGTGAAACTGCTCGTAGTTGAGCTGTCTACAAGCTTCATACAGAGCAATGCCAACACTCACAGATAGGTTCAGACACCTCACATAGGTTTCAATCATAGGAATTCGTACAGTGCCACCCCCCAATGGCTCACTCGTGCAATCATCCAGCGCTTCAGCAGGCAACCCACTAGTCTCTGATCCAAATACAAGCCAGTCGCCTTTCCTATAGGTGAATTCCTTCATAAGGAAAATTAGAGGTTAATACAACAGTAACTGATTAATTGTCAAGAAGCAAAAGGCAGAACTGTGGATGAGGTTTTGATGGAGGGTCGAAGGAAGAGATGCCTGCAATGTCAAGTTGGTCTTAAATGAGTCCAAAATAGTGCAAGCGTGCTTGGAGTGTACATGACTAGGGCTAGAAAAAATGGGTCAGGTGGCAGCTACTGGAACGTGGGCATGGACAAAGTGAGAGTACCTAACTATTTTGAGAGTGAATATGCCTCAATGCTCAAACAGAAAAAGCAAATAATGTATGAAAACTTACTGAGTGGATATTTGTCCCTCGCTTTGTAAATGCTAGTAACCTCTTTTCGCCTTCCTAAATAATCAAGAAGGCATCTTATGCTTTTAGTAGAAAAAGTAACACGCAGACTTTCTATTagttcatttcatttaaaagaaTGACAAACCTGTTTCTTGAAGTACTCCCGAAATTCTGGCCATGAACTATGCACCTTCACAACTACATATCTAAGTGGAGAGTTAAAAACTTTCAAGTACTATTAGTCACAGACATAAGAAACTCAAGAACTTAAAAATTGGAAAGGGCTTTGTTGATGCAATTATGACCAGCTCAAGCTCAATGAtcgaaattattaattgaggATGAAAAACTCACATCTGGGGAAAGTGTTCtctataaatttgaaaatgcaCACCTATTCCCTTCATACTAAATTCAACCATCTTTAAAATTACTTGAACTGCTCGATACATGACAAACATCAGCAGAAATTAGCAAAGGATACGGCCAGTAATCAAGCCCTGCACGCTTTAACTTTACATCATCAACCTGAAATCCCAGTGGCTGAAACGAACGGGAAAGAGTGAAGAACTAAACTAACTAGGACAACCAAGTAGGTAGATATTGCAGTTTGTTACAAGTACTTACCTCAATTAAGTGCAGTTTGACAGCTGAAGCAGCACATGTTCGAGCTATGGACCCTGTGTTTCCAGGAATCTGTCAAGGACAAGACCAATCCAAAATGAGACCTCAGCCGTTCAAGTTGCCTCCAGTTCAGATGTAAACATCAATTTCAGATTTCAGATGATCTATAAAAAATGCACGTTAACAAGATATATCTACCAAGAACTTGCCATGAAATATTACATGGCCAAGACGAGAAGACCTGTAAATTCCAGCAAACATATTTGGTGTATCATCTAATGAAATGCTAAATTATGAAACCAAAGCATAACATCTATACCAGATTACCATCTTAACTGCACCTAAAGTCTATCATTTCTCTCTTTGATAAGTAAACAGGACCTGTAAGCAGATAGATACAATGGCACCAGCGGCAGAGACACACATGGAGATGATGGGGCAGTTGCCCTACCTCAAACTTAATTTATCTATACCCTAGTTCTATTACAAAATTACCTAAAGTTGCCCCACCAAATTTTTAACGAGTAGGAGTAAAAATACagaaatatatttcaaaataaataaaagaattataaCTTGTTCCTTTCATTCCATATGTGTTGTGAGAGAATAAAGAACAGTGAGTgagaaaaaagagtaaaatcaACTTCATATTCTCAAACTTACCTATCTCTTTTTGTGTTCTCTTCTTAAATCTAATACCACTATTCAAAATCTTCAACCAAGTAAGCAGTTGGaattgattatatattcaaaacaaacaaGCATTAGCTGCTAATGCTAAAAGCTGCTTGGGAATTATGGAAGTTTCTCCCTGTAGAACAGTCAGCTCAATCAATTAATGCCATATTAAGCACAAGAGCAGAGATAAATAAAAGACCTGCGGCGACATTAGCACCACTTGAAGAAATTCCTTCTTCGACGAAACACTGGGTGGCGCCACCGCAGCACCGCAGCCATGAGCTCGACACCTTTGAGCTGCAATTGAAGGATTAGGGCACAGAGGCAGGAATTGCAGAATCGAAATAGGATGAGGTTAATTACACGAGGTCACGTAGCGCAGACTGAGAGAGGAAACGCGACGGAAAGGGAGAGGAGGCGGAGCTTTGGAAGAGAGGCGGAGGAGGTGAAGAGATGATGAGGTTAGGGCCCTGAGGCCCGTTGCATCCATTCTGCAACAAGATATTGGCGGCCCGTTTCCGAATTATCCGAATATACGTTGGACCTGTTCACAAATTGTATTTCTGTACCCCTggagttttttattttattttatttaatatttcgaaatattaaatcaactTAAGTTTGCatacttttcattttgggtTATTTCTGGCcttatttatatgtttataattgatgtttcTTTGCCGTTTTTGTAATTATCCAAAAGATTTTAATCAATGTTTATGTGCTCATTTTTATAAGTGATTTTTTAACAGTATGCtttataatgaataaaaatttaatattatataaatttatgaaagaaATATAAGATCATCCCTGTCTGTACTCTTATTTAAGAGTGTTTTACACTCCTTAGGTAAGAGCACGACACTCACATTcgtgctcttccgcaaggacaagctcaagggtcccaccattctattattcaatttaaatacttcaattactaaaaacatttctacaatataaaaatacattaaaaaataaaaattacataattaaaatcctaaaaaattaaaattacataattataatcctaacaaataaaagtatatgattaaaattctagaaaataaaaaaatacataattaaattcataaaattaaaaagacccACTTCTCGTTGCCGGATTTAGCCCAAATGTGTTTGATTAGGTCTTTTTATAGCTCAATGTGGGTTCTTGTATTGCGCATTGTGTGTCTTGTTTCGATCTTCTCGTTCACCAtcgtatgcacacctcggcgtgggggagacctcgcggttgagcttccgggTTCATCCTCGTCGTAAAAGTTAGCCACCATCGGTCCTTCGTcagctataatcatgttgtgcaagataatacacGTGTACATGATGACGACGATATTCTTGAAGTACCACAGCCGAGACGGGGCCTTCATAATGTTGAATCGGCCTTGAAGGACcccaaaagctctttcgacatctttccgagcagactcttgacgCTGCGCAAAAAAGAATCCATCTCGGGTCTTGCGGATtgttgaacgtcttcacgaaagtcgaccaccttgggtagataccattggcgagatagtaacccatgtggtatgcatttcCGTTGACGGTGAAGTCAATTGCcggtgctacaccattcaaaacatcatcgaagagtggtgaagaatagagcacgttcaagtcgttg
The genomic region above belongs to Salvia hispanica cultivar TCC Black 2014 chromosome 3, UniMelb_Shisp_WGS_1.0, whole genome shotgun sequence and contains:
- the LOC125215613 gene encoding MLO-like protein 2 isoform X4, which produces MRSLLICEALEKIKAELMLLGFISLLLTMTQDKLSYICVPKSVANSWHPCRKTHKRKFYYDPCRAKGNEQLVSKDGVHELRILIFVLALVRVVYCVVTHAFGKLKMRQWKAWEDETKTVDEYRYCNNPKRVRFAKETSFGRSRSPLLLWIVCFFRQFYPAVAKVDYLALRHDFAKEHVSPQVKESFDFQKYINRALEEDFKVIVGISPASWFGVVLLLLTNTNGWYSYFWLPFISLIIILLVGAKLQVIITKFQGNLLVRPTKDLFWFCRPQLLLFLIRFVLFENAFQIALLAWSWYKFGYASCFHENLEDLIIPSVMGVVIQVLCSYVTLPLYSLVTQMGSNMNPVIFSDDVALGWPPVNGESNTEMHGGGRRQTASPYHREKKRDFSY
- the LOC125215615 gene encoding putative tRNA (cytidine(34)-2'-O)-methyltransferase encodes the protein MDATGLRALTSSSLHLLRLSSKAPPPLPFRRVSSLSLRYVTSSQRCRAHGCGAAVAPPSVSSKKEFLQVVLMSPQIPGNTGSIARTCAASAVKLHLIEPLGFQVDDVKLKRAGLDYWPYVVVKVHSSWPEFREYFKKQEGEKRLLAFTKRGTNIHSEFTYRKGDWLVFGSETSGLPAEALDDCTSEPLGGGTVRIPMIETYVRCLNLSVSVGIALYEACRQLNYEQFHNPSEPCLAETLFLTEDMFA